The Trichoderma atroviride chromosome 5, complete sequence genome contains a region encoding:
- a CDS encoding putative NRPS-like protein biosynthetic cluster (SMCOG1002:AMP-dependent synthetase and ligase~antiSMASH:Cluster_5.3) translates to MGLPDPTIGLDWSGYIGAIHEIFHKNALKKPDAPCVTETASSTTPERRFNYKQIYEASNILANQLHEAGITNGDVVMIYAYRSVELVIAFMGTLAAGATITVLDPAYPPARQQVYLEVSQPKALITIGRARDENGAFAPRVQKYIDEELRLKIRVPELRMSDDGLLTGGQVDGKEVFTDTTSKASAPPDVLVGPDSTSILSFTSGTTSTPKGVLGRHYSLTKYFPWMAKTFNWTSDTKFACLSGISHDPIQRDIFSPLFMGGELICPARENIAHERLAEWFRDQKPNAVHLTPAMGQILCGGAKAEFPSLKWVLYVGDILTKKDCAALRKLAPNAEICAAYGTTETSRSVSYYHIKSHAEDPNALNQFGDIVPAGKGIENVQLLVVNREDPTKLCGVGESLANIRLYGYLNDPEKTKEKFLDNWFVDNQKWVEADHKAADHANEPWRKYYKGPRDRIYRSGDLGYFLDDSGNCAITGRADDQVKVRGFRIELNEIDSNLRGHHLVRECKTLLRRDRNEEPTLVSYIVPEHQEWLKWLAEHSLEDTEELGTEIGLVTVYSKRYRPMQAEVRDHLKSRLPVHAVPTYFIFLKKMPLNPNGKVDSPNLPFPDAALISEEASEEDLKRWETLSSTEKELAEQWATLVNGLNAKTLRPESDFFESGGHSLLAQQLLLNIRKNLGTNMSISSLYSNSSLRALSAQIDRQREGKGDSGATEHGEAEYAQSFDKLLGSLDAKYQAADPATLSPAGKTTVFVTGATGFLGSFIVKDLLERENVHVIAHIRGTKGVSAALERLQKSLRGYSVWQDSWATRLSAVIGDLAQPRLGLDDDTWKMLGDAVDVVIHNGALVHWVKQYKHLERSNVLSTIDAMRLCNQGKPKLFSFVSSTSVLDTDYYINLSQEQTSTGQGAVMEADDMMGSRSGLGTGYGQTKWVSEQLVREAGRRGLLGSVVRPGYILGDAATGVCNNDDFLIRMLKGCIQLSSRPHIINTINAVPVGHVSTVVVAASLNPVPAQTANSGSGSGDVGVRVIHVTAHPRLRMNEYLSILTYYGYDVPEVDYDHWKAQLETFVSAGPIQKDEEQNALMPLFHMVTNNLPTNTRAPELDDRNAVAVLKADADRWTGVDESAGEGISREAVGRFLRYLAETNFLAWPTKRGRELPAIKADVVEAQAKWGVGGRGGTA, encoded by the exons ATGGGGCTTCCCGATCCCACCATCGGCCTCGACTGGAGCGGCTACATCGGCGCCATCCACGAGATATTCCACAAGAATGCATTGAAGAAGCCTGACGCGCCGTGCGTCACGGAAAcggcctcctccaccacGCCCGAGAGGAGATTCAACTACAAGCAGATTTATGAGGCGTCCAACATCTTGGCCAACCAGCTCCACGAAGCTGGCATCACCAATGGCGATGTCGTCATGATCTATGCCTACCGTTCCGTCGAACTCGTCATCGCCTTCATGGGAACCCTTGCTGCCGGTGCCACGATTACTGTCCTAGACCCCGCGTACCCCCCGGCGAGGCAACAGGTCTATCTCGAAGTCTCACAACCAAAAGCCCTGATCACGATTGGCAGAGCCAGGGATGAGAATGGTGCTTTCGCGCCGCGCGTGCAGAAGTACATTGACGAGGAACTACGTCTCAAGATACGAGTACCCGAGCTACGGATGAGCGATGATGGCCTCCTTACCGGTGGCCAAGTTGACGGAAAGGAAGTCTTTACCGACACTACAAGCAAAGCATCAGCGCCTCCAGATGTTCTAGTGGGACCGGACTCAACGAGCATCCTGAGCTTTACCAGTGGCACGACATCCACACCCAA GGGCGTGTTGGGCAGACATTACAGCTTGACCAAGTACTTCCCGTGGATGGCCAAAACTTTCAACTGGACCTCGGACACAAAGTTTGCTTGTCTAAG TGGTATAAGCCATGATCCTATCCAGCGGGACATTTTCAGTCCGTTATTCATGGGCGGGGAGTTAATATGCCCTGCTCGCGAGAATATCGCCCATGAAAGGTTGGCTGAGTGGTTCCGCGACCAAAAACCCAATGCAGTCCATTTGACGCCCGCGATGGGCCAAATCTTGTGCGGCGGTGCCAAGGCAGAGTTCCCTTCATTGAAGTGGGTTCTTTACGTTGGTGATATTCTGACCAAGAAGGATTGCGCTGCGCTCCGCAAGCTGGCGCCCAACGCGGAGATCTGCGCTGCGTATGGTACCACTGAGACGAGCCGCAGCGTATCATACTACCACATCAAGAGTCACGCCGAAGATCCGAATGCATTAAATCAATTTGGCGATATTGTTCCTGCCGGAAAGGGCATTGAGAACGTCCAGCTCCTCGTAGTCAACCGGGAAGATCCAACCAAGCTTTGCGGCGTCGGTGAG AGTCTTGCTAATATTCGACTTTACGGATATCTGAACGACCCGGAGAAAACCAAGGAAAAGTTTCTTGACAACTGGTTCGTCGACAACCAGAAGTGGGTTGAGGCTGATCACAAAGCTGCCGATCACGCCAACGAGCCCTGGAGAAAGTATTACAAAGGCCCGCGAGATAGAATATACCGGAGCGGCGACTTGGGGTATTTTTTGGACGATTCTGGTAATTGCGCAATTACAGGCAGAGCTGATGATCAAGTCAAGGTCCGTGGCTTCCGCATCGAGCTCAATGAGATTGATAGCAACTTGAGAGGACATCATCTAGTCCGCGAGTGCAAGACGCTGCTTCGAAGAGATCGGAACGAAGAGCCAACGCTGGTCAGCTACATTGTGCCTGAACACCAAGAGTGGCTCAAGTGGCTAGCAGAACACAGCCTGGAAGACACTGAGGAGCTGGGCACCGAGATTGGACTCGTCACCGTGTATTCTAAGCGCTATCGGCCAATGCAAGCGGAGGTTCGGGATCACCTCAAGTCTCGATTGCCAGTTCACGCTGTGCCAACTTATTTTATCTtcctgaagaagatgccattgaACCCCAATGGCAAAGTTGACAGCCCAAACCTGCCGTTCCCGGATGCGGCCCTGATCTCTGAAGAGGCTTCAGAGGAGGATCTGAAGAGATGGGAAACGCTCAGCAGCACCGAAAAGGAACTGGCGGAGCAGTGGGCAACACTGGTCAATGGTTTGAATGCCAAGACTCTGCGGCCAGAGTCTGATTTCTTTGAAAGCGGCGGACACAGTCTGCTGGCCCAGCAACTTCTTCTCAATATCCGCAAGAATCTGGGGACCAACATGTCCATCAGCTCATTGTACTCGAACTCATCCCTCAGGGCTCTCAGCGCACAGATTGACCGCCAGCGTGAGGGCAAGGGCGATTCAGGCGCGACAGAGCACGGCGAAGCTGAATATGCCCAATCATTCGACAAGCTGCTCGGTAGCCTCGATGCCAAGTATCAGGCGGCGGACCCTGCGACACTCTCGCCGGCAGGCAAGACGACCGTCTTTGTGACTGGCGCCACGGGTTTCTTGGGCTCTTTCATCGTCAAGGATTTGCTCGAGCGTGAGAACGTTCACGTCATTGCCCATATCCGTGGAACAAAGGGCGTCTCGGCCGCCCTCGAGCGGCTCCAGAAGTCACTCCGTGGATACAGTGTATGGCAGGATTCTTGGGCCACTAGGCTCAGCGCAGTCATTGGTGACCTGGCACAGCCGCGTCTTGGACTTGATGACGACACATGGAAGATGCTTGGCGACGCTGTCGATGTGGTTATCCACAACGGCGCACTCGTCCACTGGGTAAAGCAGTATAAGCATCTCGAGCGTAGCAATGTTCTATCAACAATCGATGCCATGCGGCTTTGTAACCAGGGCAAGCCTAAGCTTTTCTCATTCGTTAGCTCAACAAGCGTTCTAGACACGGATTACTATATCAACCTGTCACAAGAGCAGACCAGCACTGGACAAGGCGCTGTCATGGAAGCAGATGACATGATGGGCAGTCGCAGCGGTCTCGGCACCGGATACGGCCAGACCAAATGG GTATCTGAACAGCTTGTCCGTGAGGCTGGCAGACGCGGCCTCCTCGGATCTGTCGTCCGACCTGGTTATATCCTTGGAGACGCTGCCACCGGTGTGTGCAACAACGACGACTTTCTTATCCGCATGCTCAAAGGCTGTATCCAGCTGTCTAGCCGTCCGCACATAATCAACACAATCAACGCCGTGCCTGTTGGCCACGTCTCTACTGTCGTCGTCGCAGCCAGCTTAAACCCTGTCCCAGCCCAGACTGCAaacagcggcagcggcagcggcgacgTCGGTGTCCGCGTCATCCACGTCACTGCCCATCCTCGCCTGCGCATGAACGAGTATCTCTCCATCCTGACCTACTACGGCTACGATGTTCCTGAGGTGGACTACGACCACTGGAAGGCCCAGCTCGAGACCTTTGTCTCGGCAGGTCCTATCCAGAAAGACGAGGAACAGAACGCTCTAATGCCTCTTTTCCACATGGTGACGAACAATCTCCCCACAAACACTCGCGCGCCGGAGTTAGATGATCGcaatgctgttgctgtcctCAAGGCTGATGCAGACCGGTGGACAGGTGTTGATGAGAGTGCTGGAGAGGGCATTAGTAGAGAAGCTGTTGGCCGCTTCTTAAGATACCTCGCTGAAACTAATTTCCTAGCGTGGCCAACCAAACGAGGTAGAGAGCTGCCGGCTATTAAGGCTGATGTTGTTGAGGCGCAGGCAAAATGGGGTGTTGGAGGGCGTGGTGGTACAGCATAA
- a CDS encoding mitochondrial 37S ribosomal protein uS10m (antiSMASH:Cluster_5.3) gives MLRQSPQLLSHLQAAVPWAARKTPALGCLISKPLSRNYSSVQSKKEVRNSEPKLRHPRSLQAIHLKPLKREAQYGVPSCDLQLRSFSLQPLQFFSDFALRAAYYLGLPASGPVTLPRITERWTVPRSHFIFKKSQENFERVTLRRLIQIKDGDPETVQLWLAYLRKHQFYGIGMKANVWEFGPTEMSKSLKDIEAGQDAPWAHLGQIKGIGAAEKVADILSARRVKKSADDNFPIHEIS, from the exons ATGTTACGACAGAGCCCGCAGCTGCTATCACATCTCCAG GCCGCTGTGCCATGGGCTGCTAGAAAGACCCCAGCACTGGG GTGCTTGATTAGCAAACCTCTGTCGAGAAACTACTCCTCTGTCCAATCCAAAAAAGAAGTCCGCAATAGTGAGCCGAAGCTGCGACACCCACGCTCTCTCCAGGCGATTCACCTCAAGCCGCTGAAGCGCGAGGCTCAATACGGCGTCCCCTCGTGCGATCTCCAGCTGCGATCATTCAGCTTGCAACCCCTCCAATTCTTCTCAGACTTTGCGCTGCGAGCCGCATACTACCTGGGCCTTCCCGCCTCAGGCCCAGTAACACTACCCCGAATCACAGAGCGATGGACCGTGCCCAGGAGtcacttcatcttcaagaaGTCGCAGGAGAACTTTGAGCGTGTGACGCTGAGGCGCTTGATCCAGATTAAAGACGGCGATCCCGAGACGGTCCAGCTTTGGCTTGCGTATCTGCGCAAACATCAGTTCTATGGTATTGGTATGAAGGCAAACGTGTGGGAGTTTGGTCCAACAGAGATGTCCAAGTCTCTCAAGGATATTGAAGCAGGGCAGGACGCTCCTTGGGCTCATCTTGGACAAATAAAAGGCATTGGCGCAGCTGAAAAGGTGGCAGATATTCTGAGCGCTCGGCGGGTAAAGAAATCCGCTGATGACAACTTTCCCATCCACGAGATATCatag